A window of the Sandaracinaceae bacterium genome harbors these coding sequences:
- a CDS encoding LysR family transcriptional regulator — MNSVYGRDLDLNLLRVFAVVAATGSVTRAAAQLYLTQPAVSAALKRLNTAVGAALFVRQGRGVVLTARGRQLLARVTPHLQPLVDAALDPAPFDPRTSERVLRLGVSDSAESWLLPPLLRVLAQDAPGMRLVVLPVQFRTVHAVFAGPPLDGAVTVADELPEGILREELFHEGFVCLYDPRHLALRRPFTREAYLQQEHVIVSYNGDLRGIIEDVFHEARRVRCSVPSFAHVGALVEGGALLATVPRRVAQEIRRARPALRTTAVPFELTGAPMELLWPRALDDDPASAFVRGHIRRISVRRASTRVRPADPL, encoded by the coding sequence ATGAATAGTGTTTATGGACGCGACCTCGACCTGAACCTGCTGCGCGTCTTCGCCGTGGTCGCCGCGACGGGCAGTGTCACGCGGGCCGCCGCGCAGCTGTATCTGACGCAGCCCGCCGTGAGCGCTGCGCTGAAACGGCTGAACACGGCGGTCGGCGCCGCGCTCTTCGTGCGCCAGGGGCGCGGCGTGGTGCTCACGGCCCGCGGTCGCCAGCTGCTCGCGCGCGTCACGCCGCACCTGCAGCCGCTGGTGGACGCAGCGCTGGACCCGGCGCCCTTCGATCCGCGCACCAGCGAACGGGTGTTGCGCCTGGGCGTGTCGGACTCGGCGGAGTCGTGGCTGCTGCCGCCCCTCCTGCGTGTGCTGGCCCAGGACGCCCCAGGCATGCGGCTGGTCGTGCTGCCCGTGCAGTTCCGCACCGTGCACGCCGTGTTCGCGGGGCCGCCACTCGACGGCGCCGTCACGGTGGCGGACGAGCTGCCCGAGGGCATCCTCCGCGAGGAGCTGTTCCATGAGGGGTTCGTGTGCCTCTACGACCCGCGCCACCTCGCCCTGCGGCGCCCGTTCACGCGCGAGGCCTACCTCCAGCAGGAGCACGTCATCGTCTCCTACAACGGCGACCTACGCGGCATCATCGAAGACGTGTTCCACGAGGCGCGGCGCGTGCGCTGCTCCGTGCCGAGCTTCGCCCACGTGGGGGCGCTCGTCGAGGGAGGCGCGCTGCTGGCCACCGTGCCACGGCGCGTCGCGCAAGAGATCCGCCGCGCGCGTCCCGCGCTCCGTACGACCGCCGTGCCGTTCGAGCTGACGGGGGCTCCCATGGAGCTGCTCTGGCCCCGCGCGCTCGACGACGACCCTGCGAGCGCGTTCGTGCGCGGCCACATCCGGCGCATCTCCGTCCGCCGCGCGAGCACCCGCGTGCGCCCCGCCGACCCGCTCTGA
- a CDS encoding TetR/AcrR family transcriptional regulator → MMITSPAPSPTAAPPSTRDRILDAAEDAFARVGYEAASLSAIADQVGIRTPSLYKHFPSKQEMYAAVLERLLAPHVETMHALLAPPTDPAAAMRNLSAVVQLYFAYPNLARLVQHAALAGGPELDVIVERWYGPLLSRAAELTPGTHPADERVTPTAVVVAVHAMLSGLVTLAPLHARTGAPPSDELIVLLGTWVSALWSGAGAGVVK, encoded by the coding sequence ATGATGATCACCAGCCCCGCCCCCTCCCCCACCGCAGCCCCGCCGTCCACGCGCGACCGCATCCTCGATGCGGCCGAAGACGCGTTCGCACGGGTGGGTTACGAGGCGGCGAGCCTGAGCGCCATCGCGGACCAGGTGGGCATCCGCACGCCGAGCCTCTACAAGCACTTCCCCAGCAAGCAGGAGATGTACGCAGCCGTGCTGGAGCGCCTGCTCGCGCCGCACGTGGAGACCATGCACGCGCTGCTGGCGCCCCCGACGGACCCCGCCGCGGCCATGCGCAACCTGAGCGCGGTGGTGCAGCTCTACTTCGCGTACCCGAACCTGGCGCGTCTGGTGCAGCACGCCGCGCTGGCGGGGGGCCCCGAGCTGGACGTCATCGTGGAGCGTTGGTACGGGCCGCTGCTCTCGCGCGCCGCCGAGCTCACCCCCGGCACGCACCCGGCCGACGAGCGGGTCACACCCACCGCCGTGGTGGTCGCGGTGCACGCCATGCTGTCGGGGCTGGTGACGCTGGCGCCGCTCCACGCGCGCACGGGAGCGCCTCCGAGCGACGAGCTGATCGTGCTGCTGGGCACCTGGGTGAGCGCTCTGTGGTCCGGCGCGGGCGCGGGCGTGGTGAAGTAG